The window AAGTGAACTCTCGTGTTCCTGAATATTCCAATTCAGGAATAAGGGATGTTTTGAGATATTCGGGGTAATGGTTTTCTGGTACGGGTTTGGTCATAGTCCAGCAAGCTGAACTGTGAGTTTCCTTTGGGCTTTTCTTAATGTGTTGGGTTATGGCAATACGATAACGGGCGCTGAAATCGCAATGGGAACATTTGAATGTCGGCGATTTTTCGTGCGCCATTAAGTGTTGGTGGAAACTGGACACAGCTCGAGCCCAAAAACTACAATGAGGGCATTGGTACACGAGGCGTTCGATAAGTTTGGCAGTCTGAATGCTGCTGCTGGAATCTTCACGTTTCCTTTTCGTCTTCGAATataaatgaaagaattttcgATGACTTTCATTATATAGGAAAAACTTAATCAAACCTTTCTGGTTGTTTTCCTTGGAGTGCCCTCAATCTCCAATTCATCCGTGGTTGAACCCACAGAAGTAGGGACATGCGTTTTCtgtgcaaaatttttttttataagtaTACACGCAAGATAAATAGCAGAATACCTCATGCATTTGAAATCGATCCCGAGAAGTAGTTTTGAAGGAACACTGCGTGCAGATGTGCTCCAAATCACAATCCGAATTAGACAGCGGCTCTGAAGAATGGAATGAAGTTTTCGAGGCAGTGGCGGGCTCGTGGACACTTGCATAGTGGTTATTCTTTTCAGTCAAGGTTTTTGCTTTGTAATTGCAAAGGTTACAAGAAAAGCCGTCTAAATGATGATTGGTTATGTGAAAGGTGAGTTGGCGTTTCATTGGGACAGAGTAAGAGCATATACTACAGCGATACACAGAATCTTCCGTATGCCTACGTCTATGGTTTTTTAGACGAAATATTTTGTTGGCAGAATAGTTACACGACTCACAGGAGTATCGGCTAGGTCCGGTTTCATCAGATGTTTTACTCGTTTTGTGTGGTTCTTGGTCACTGCTGGCCAATGATGGTGAGATGGCagtttttaaagaagaatttaAAGAAGGGTAATTTTGGTCGATTGTGAGATCATGGCTTGTTTGACAATGATGGAAAATATGACTTGAATCCTTCGCTCGGAAGCGACAATTTGTAGCAGGGCACAAATAATAGTATTGGCCTTTAATTCGGCGCTTTTCCAAATCGGACTGGCTAACGCCAGGGAATGCCCTAAAAGACgtcaaaatttcattttcttttggaacTTTTAGCCTCGATGATTGTCCGTTTGAAGTATTAGTTGTTACGGGATgatgttctttcatgtgcccTTTCAATTTTCTTGCATTCGGCGTTCGGAATGAACACTGTGTACAAGGGTACCACTTTTTTACGAGCCTTTTTGAAGGCTGCGTACTATCGTTCTCGGAAAATAAGGCTGACGATGAATTCACATTGTTGCTCCTTGTTTGTGTATGGTTTACAATCGGTGTCTCAGTTTCGAAATCAGCTTTCTTTATGTGATTTCGTTGGCGAAGAGGATTATCGTTTGAATCTTGCGGACCTTTCGTGCAGGAAGAAttgcgcttttttttgttttcgtcctGAGTTGAggatttgttattttcttcggtATGACATTGCCGAATGGGAGAAACGGAGTTTCTGTTTACATGGCAATTCCTATCTATTCGGTTTACGTTTGCGGATTCCGACTGAACTTCGGGATGATGTTTCATCCTATGTTCCTTTAGAGAGATAATGTCTTTGCTCTTGAATTCACAGCTTGTACAACTGTAACGGATCTGGGACAGTATGTTAAAATATTTGATGTCTTCGTCTTCGGAGGTCTCAACACGAGAAGTCGAATTAGACGTGGATGTTGAAAGTTGTATCCCTTGATCAGTAGATTTTGACTGTACGGAGTTCATTAACaagtttttcatattttctgtACTCAATCTGTTATCAATATTCATGTTATATTGGGAATACAATAAATCTTTCTCTGCTACTCTGCTAACCTTTCTCATACTACTCACCTATTTGAACCATTGGCAGAAGAATCAGGACATGCATTTTCAACCACAGCAATGCCAAGTGATTCAACATTCCCCAGCTGAACTGCCTCCCCCTCTGGGAGCTCCATATTTGGAATGGAAGTTTGAGAATCAGATGAATGTGATGATCTTTCATTCAGCTGTCCAATTTCCATTTCTGCAGTATAATTGCTATGCCAGTCATGTGTCCATGGAAAAACAGATGGAACAGCATCttcaaagatttttcttttggtagTTTGATCAGCATGCAAAAAGTATGTGTAATCACTCTGTTTAAAATGAAGCGAACAGACTGCAGCAGCACCATTATTTGTTAGAGAAAGATCATTTTTATCTCCGTTGATGTTGACCATCCACTCCTTTCTTCTCTGGACATCTTTTGGaatgtcaaaacaaaccaaatttGTGGGCTTAGGACAGGAGGAGATACaacactttttcattttattctcTAGAAAAAAGTGGCTAATTATAGACAAGTTTCGAAGTTGTTTAGAAGGTACTAAAAATATGACACTTAAGTCTCATTAGGTCTGTTAATAACAACATTGCATTTGCTGTAATCATTATGCCTTACATACCTTATTCTGGATTGTGCATGACAACTAGTAACACTTATTGTTTCCTCGGATTTTCAAAACGAACAGATGTTCCCTCGTTGTTGTTCCCTTCTACGCATTTTTCTTCACATTTCATGTTACCGATAATTTGgcttaaataaataaaatttcggCCATTGGATTAACAGCTACAAAAATACAACGATGAAACGGTGATTATATTTCCAGAAATTATTCACTATCAATCAACTAAACAATCAATCCATGCGAACAAACAATCAGCTGGTACGCAAATCGACGTTGTCGGATAGTTGTATATTCAACATCGCAAATAGTTTTCCTAGAAAAGTGGaaactaaaaaattaaaaaattaatttttgctgttgaatTTGAATGTCATTCAACACATGGATGATACTGTTGGCTTCTTCCACTGTCAATGTTCTGTGCCACTCACTTCCTTTATATTTATTAGCACTACAGAGAAAAGGCAGTTACAAGAACACATTTGTTTGCTATTTGTTTACGCCTCATATGCATGTAGGCTACGCTAAAAAAACGTTTCCTGAAACAAAGTGGCAAAACTCCGAAAAACAAGATTGGCGTATCAGTTTAATAATTCTAATTTTACCTCAATAACAAGTAGTAATCTATTATCCAAGTGTCATCGCTGTTTAGTGAAGAAAATCTGTATTTCAATagacatttatttcattcaagGTTTTGATAAGGCAAAGTGCAGAGAACTACTACATACGACCATAGGAGAAATCAGTTGCActaaaatatctatttttaTAGAAGCAAGCACTAAGCTCCCACACGTTTTTCGATGTGCTTTTGGTTGTGGGTGTGCTCCGGTTTCCTTTGCTACATCAAAACGTCGTAGAGAAGCAGCGCAAAATGGTTCATTTTTTAGTACTTATTATAGATCAGCTTTGTCCATACTTAACCCATAACTCTGCGGAAATCCgatttcgttttatttcaCCCATTTGTTTGCTTTGCAACTCCTCCAAAGTTAATTCAAAAGGCTCAGACGCTTCGTAACATAGATTATCAAGGAAATGATGTGTTGTGTTGCCATCGAACTGGCAAGTCTGGGCATCGACTTCttctaataaaaaatcattatcGAGGATACAAAGGTTATGCAAGACGCAACAAGAGATCATAAATTTGGTGGTTGTGTCAACTTGATGAAAATCAAGACGACTCAGTTGTTTGAAACGTTGCTTTAAAAGGCGGAAAGATTTCTCTATCGGTTCCCGAGATAGTTGCAAAGCGTTATTATAGTTTATGCTTGTTTGGTCGTTTGGCTCCCGGTAAGGTACCATCATATGATCAGATAACGGGTAGGTTTCATCACCAATCAGATGAAGATCACCCGAACAAAGTTCAGGCAGTCTTTGGTAGACAAAGGAAATCCTATATACACGTGCATCATGAATTTTACTTGGTGGGCCAGTGAATACATCCAAAAACATTCCGTTTGCATCGCAGATGCCTTGTAACGTTATCGAAatttgttgctggtgattcaCATAGctagatttatttttattcgctGGTGCTCGAATAGGAATGTAGGTGCTTCCGATACAACCCAATACACCAGGAAAACCGGATATCTGAACAGATGAACAATGTTATAGGTTACATGTTTACAAAAACAATCACaggaaaaatacaaattaCTTGTTCAAAAGGATGTGCTATTGCTGTCTTTTCTTCATGATCTTTAGGAAATCTAATAATGCTAGGAGCAATGTCATTAAGATGATTCATTACACGCCCACACTGCCGATGAAAAGTTGATTCTCCAATGCAAAATTGACTAGCAACATCACTTATACATGTCTTGTTTCCAGCAAACctataaaattaaatattcatAGAATTTGTACATCAGTGCCAAATATAACTATATATCATACTTTAGAAATGATAAGACATGATTTTCTGCAGAAGACTTTGGAGTTCCACCATGTGAATCATTTTTGGGATAAAAGAGTGATTTCTCAAAGTCGTTAATAATTTTGGAACAGGTTTCTCGTTTCATGCGAAATTCACTTCGAAACTAAGGCAAGATTtgcaatgaaaataaaatgcaaacaaaaatggataaCTTAACTAAAAGTACGTCTTCTTCGGTGTACGACTCCATTATACTTTGTCGTTTCTTGTGTTTTGGGCGAAACACCCTTTCTTTGATAAGCATCTGCAAAATTTCATCGTCGGTGGAATCGTTTGATTCGGAGGATTCCAAAATTGTAAGAGCAAGAGCTAATCTACGCTTTCGTTCGTCTGAAACAGATTTGTTGTCCGTCATTTCTCATTCAAAACATTGTTCTTAAGTCACACAATTTTAGTCTGCAAGAGTTTTAGTCTGCTTTTCTCGTGGCACGTTCATAGA of the Daphnia carinata strain CSIRO-1 chromosome 10, CSIRO_AGI_Dcar_HiC_V3, whole genome shotgun sequence genome contains:
- the LOC130703026 gene encoding uncharacterized protein LOC130703026 isoform X4, translated to MEIGQLNERSSHSSDSQTSIPNMELPEGEAVQLGNVESLGIAVVENACPDSSANGSNRLSTENMKNLLMNSVQSKSTDQGIQLSTSTSNSTSRVETSEDEDIKYFNILSQIRYSCTSCEFKSKDIISLKEHRMKHHPEVQSESANVNRIDRNCHVNRNSVSPIRQCHTEENNKSSTQDENKKKRNSSCTKGPQDSNDNPLRQRNHIKKADFETETPIVNHTQTRSNNVNSSSALFSENDSTQPSKRLVKKWYPCTQCSFRTPNARKLKGHMKEHHPVTTNTSNGQSSRLKVPKENEILTSFRAFPGVSQSDLEKRRIKGQYYYLCPATNCRFRAKDSSHIFHHCQTSHDLTIDQNYPSLNSSLKTAISPSLASSDQEPHKTSKTSDETGPSRYSCESCNYSANKIFRLKNHRRRHTEDSVYRCSICSYSVPMKRQLTFHITNHHLDGFSCNLCNYKAKTLTEKNNHYASVHEPATASKTSFHSSEPLSNSDCDLEHICTQCSFKTTSRDRFQMHEKTHVPTSVGSTTDELEIEGTPRKTTRKTKRKREDSSSSIQTAKLIERLVYQCPHCSFWARAVSSFHQHLMAHEKSPTFKCSHCDFSARYRIAITQHIKKSPKETHSSACWTMTKPVPENHYPEYLKTSLIPELEYSGTREFTSLASDEGLKRASSDSSDSTWKLSGESSLENNTDDESKDWVPSSSLSSAQMKDDTSSPLSFEITSDSSLEYDRKPSPSSSMSSDSNSEHKNQSSTQNSPSTDKSSSSLTSEIVLWNSSRTRRQRRKRLRIHSDEETEQQSSLKPDAVSANNDTGNDKRKLNMPDVQQETNVQPQILAIFPQRLFPNLDDALAERQAKELMVKEAQDRINEMRAEQLKMVEADSASESELLKLKESKKVAEQRLMKLSGQKIEAELELRTQQCQELKFNLAMYEPGQELEFNKSALVQSQKLVVESEAKLTDITRAITDLRNEIEILDCQIKESEDSHAGAAQLLEIFESEMSEKEAELVRLQEDSAKSVSNMRQLVAEERKLIGTRTAMCKEEMKRLYLKGLSKIREKERDLLNALDGYITDKSVSSKLGETD
- the LOC130703026 gene encoding uncharacterized protein LOC130703026 isoform X2, which encodes MKKCCISSCPKPTNLVCFDIPKDVQRRKEWMVNINGDKNDLSLTNNGAAAVCSLHFKQSDYTYFLHADQTTKRKIFEDAVPSVFPWTHDWHSNYTAEMEIGQLNERSSHSSDSQTSIPNMELPEGEAVQLGNVESLGIAVVENACPDSSANGSNRLSTENMKNLLMNSVQSKSTDQGIQLSTSTSNSTSRVETSEDEDIKYFNILSQIRYSCTSCEFKSKDIISLKEHRMKHHPEVQSESANVNRIDRNCHVNRNSVSPIRQCHTEENNKSSTQDENKKKRNSSCTKGPQDSNDNPLRQRNHIKKADFETETPIVNHTQTRSNNVNSSSALFSENDSTQPSKRLVKKWYPCTQCSFRTPNARKLKGHMKEHHPVTTNTSNGQSSRLKVPKENEILTSFRAFPGVSQSDLEKRRIKGQYYYLCPATNCRFRAKDSSHIFHHCQTSHDLTIDQNYPSLNSSLKTAISPSLASSDQEPHKTSKTSDETGPSRYSCESCNYSANKIFRLKNHRRRHTEDSVYRCSICSYSVPMKRQLTFHITNHHLDGFSCNLCNYKAKTLTEKNNHYASVHEPATASKTSFHSSEPLSNSDCDLEHICTQCSFKTTSRDRFQMHEKTHVPTSVGSTTDELEIEGTPRKTTRKTKRKREDSSSSIQTAKLIERLVYQCPHCSFWARAVSSFHQHLMAHEKSPTFKCSHCDFSARYRIAITQHIKKSPKETHSSACWTMTKPVPENHYPEYLKTSLIPELEYSGTREFTSLASDEGLKRASSDSSDSTWKLSGESSLENNTDDESKDWVPSSSLSSAQMKDDTSSPLSFEITSDSSLEYDRKPSPSSSMSSDSNSEHKNQSSTQNSPSTDKSSSSLTSEIVLWNSSRTRRQRRKRLRIHSDEETEQQSSLKPDAVSANNGNDKRKLNMPDVQQETNVQPQILAIFPQRLFPNLDDALAERQAKELMVKEAQDRINEMRAEQLKMVEADSASESELLKLKESKKVAEQRLMKLSGQKIEAELELRTQQCQELKFNLAMYEPGQELEFNKSALVQSQKLVVESEAKLTDITRAITDLRNEIEILDCQIKESEDSHAGAAQLLEIFESEMSEKEAELVRLQEDSAKSVSNMRQLVAEERKLIGTRTAMCKEEMKRLYLKGLSKIREKERDLLNALDGYITDKSVSSKLGETD
- the LOC130703026 gene encoding uncharacterized protein LOC130703026 isoform X1, producing the protein MKKCCISSCPKPTNLVCFDIPKDVQRRKEWMVNINGDKNDLSLTNNGAAAVCSLHFKQSDYTYFLHADQTTKRKIFEDAVPSVFPWTHDWHSNYTAEMEIGQLNERSSHSSDSQTSIPNMELPEGEAVQLGNVESLGIAVVENACPDSSANGSNRLSTENMKNLLMNSVQSKSTDQGIQLSTSTSNSTSRVETSEDEDIKYFNILSQIRYSCTSCEFKSKDIISLKEHRMKHHPEVQSESANVNRIDRNCHVNRNSVSPIRQCHTEENNKSSTQDENKKKRNSSCTKGPQDSNDNPLRQRNHIKKADFETETPIVNHTQTRSNNVNSSSALFSENDSTQPSKRLVKKWYPCTQCSFRTPNARKLKGHMKEHHPVTTNTSNGQSSRLKVPKENEILTSFRAFPGVSQSDLEKRRIKGQYYYLCPATNCRFRAKDSSHIFHHCQTSHDLTIDQNYPSLNSSLKTAISPSLASSDQEPHKTSKTSDETGPSRYSCESCNYSANKIFRLKNHRRRHTEDSVYRCSICSYSVPMKRQLTFHITNHHLDGFSCNLCNYKAKTLTEKNNHYASVHEPATASKTSFHSSEPLSNSDCDLEHICTQCSFKTTSRDRFQMHEKTHVPTSVGSTTDELEIEGTPRKTTRKTKRKREDSSSSIQTAKLIERLVYQCPHCSFWARAVSSFHQHLMAHEKSPTFKCSHCDFSARYRIAITQHIKKSPKETHSSACWTMTKPVPENHYPEYLKTSLIPELEYSGTREFTSLASDEGLKRASSDSSDSTWKLSGESSLENNTDDESKDWVPSSSLSSAQMKDDTSSPLSFEITSDSSLEYDRKPSPSSSMSSDSNSEHKNQSSTQNSPSTDKSSSSLTSEIVLWNSSRTRRQRRKRLRIHSDEETEQQSSLKPDAVSANNDTGNDKRKLNMPDVQQETNVQPQILAIFPQRLFPNLDDALAERQAKELMVKEAQDRINEMRAEQLKMVEADSASESELLKLKESKKVAEQRLMKLSGQKIEAELELRTQQCQELKFNLAMYEPGQELEFNKSALVQSQKLVVESEAKLTDITRAITDLRNEIEILDCQIKESEDSHAGAAQLLEIFESEMSEKEAELVRLQEDSAKSVSNMRQLVAEERKLIGTRTAMCKEEMKRLYLKGLSKIREKERDLLNALDGYITDKSVSSKLGETD
- the LOC130703026 gene encoding uncharacterized protein LOC130703026 isoform X3, yielding MVNINGDKNDLSLTNNGAAAVCSLHFKQSDYTYFLHADQTTKRKIFEDAVPSVFPWTHDWHSNYTAEMEIGQLNERSSHSSDSQTSIPNMELPEGEAVQLGNVESLGIAVVENACPDSSANGSNRLSTENMKNLLMNSVQSKSTDQGIQLSTSTSNSTSRVETSEDEDIKYFNILSQIRYSCTSCEFKSKDIISLKEHRMKHHPEVQSESANVNRIDRNCHVNRNSVSPIRQCHTEENNKSSTQDENKKKRNSSCTKGPQDSNDNPLRQRNHIKKADFETETPIVNHTQTRSNNVNSSSALFSENDSTQPSKRLVKKWYPCTQCSFRTPNARKLKGHMKEHHPVTTNTSNGQSSRLKVPKENEILTSFRAFPGVSQSDLEKRRIKGQYYYLCPATNCRFRAKDSSHIFHHCQTSHDLTIDQNYPSLNSSLKTAISPSLASSDQEPHKTSKTSDETGPSRYSCESCNYSANKIFRLKNHRRRHTEDSVYRCSICSYSVPMKRQLTFHITNHHLDGFSCNLCNYKAKTLTEKNNHYASVHEPATASKTSFHSSEPLSNSDCDLEHICTQCSFKTTSRDRFQMHEKTHVPTSVGSTTDELEIEGTPRKTTRKTKRKREDSSSSIQTAKLIERLVYQCPHCSFWARAVSSFHQHLMAHEKSPTFKCSHCDFSARYRIAITQHIKKSPKETHSSACWTMTKPVPENHYPEYLKTSLIPELEYSGTREFTSLASDEGLKRASSDSSDSTWKLSGESSLENNTDDESKDWVPSSSLSSAQMKDDTSSPLSFEITSDSSLEYDRKPSPSSSMSSDSNSEHKNQSSTQNSPSTDKSSSSLTSEIVLWNSSRTRRQRRKRLRIHSDEETEQQSSLKPDAVSANNDTGNDKRKLNMPDVQQETNVQPQILAIFPQRLFPNLDDALAERQAKELMVKEAQDRINEMRAEQLKMVEADSASESELLKLKESKKVAEQRLMKLSGQKIEAELELRTQQCQELKFNLAMYEPGQELEFNKSALVQSQKLVVESEAKLTDITRAITDLRNEIEILDCQIKESEDSHAGAAQLLEIFESEMSEKEAELVRLQEDSAKSVSNMRQLVAEERKLIGTRTAMCKEEMKRLYLKGLSKIREKERDLLNALDGYITDKSVSSKLGETD
- the LOC130703237 gene encoding putative nuclease HARBI1 codes for the protein MTDNKSVSDERKRRLALALTILESSESNDSTDDEILQMLIKERVFRPKHKKRQSIMESYTEEDFRSEFRMKRETCSKIINDFEKSLFYPKNDSHGGTPKSSAENHVLSFLKFAGNKTCISDVASQFCIGESTFHRQCGRVMNHLNDIAPSIIRFPKDHEEKTAIAHPFEQISGFPGVLGCIGSTYIPIRAPANKNKSSYVNHQQQISITLQGICDANGMFLDVFTGPPSKIHDARVYRISFVYQRLPELCSGDLHLIGDETYPLSDHMMVPYREPNDQTSINYNNALQLSREPIEKSFRLLKQRFKQLSRLDFHQVDTTTKFMISCCVLHNLCILDNDFLLEEVDAQTCQFDGNTTHHFLDNLCYEASEPFELTLEELQSKQMGEIKRNRISAELWVKYGQS